In Shimia isoporae, a single window of DNA contains:
- a CDS encoding VOC family protein translates to MSVFHLAYHVTDLNEARAFYGELLGCQEGRSTDTWVDYNFFGHQLSLHLGTPFETAATGKVGDHMVPMPHLGVILPKPEWDELAEKLKEAAVDFVLPPFTRFTGEPGEQSTMFFRDPSGNPIEIKGFADMAGVFAT, encoded by the coding sequence ATGAGCGTTTTTCACCTTGCCTACCACGTAACCGATCTGAACGAAGCCCGTGCGTTCTATGGCGAACTACTTGGATGTCAGGAAGGAAGAAGCACGGATACCTGGGTGGATTACAATTTCTTTGGGCACCAGCTTTCGCTTCATCTCGGAACACCATTTGAAACAGCTGCAACCGGCAAAGTCGGTGACCACATGGTTCCAATGCCTCACTTAGGAGTGATCCTACCAAAACCCGAATGGGATGAATTGGCAGAGAAACTGAAGGAAGCTGCCGTCGACTTCGTGCTTCCCCCTTTCACTAGGTTTACCGGGGAACCTGGCGAACAAAGCACTATGTTCTTTCGGGACCCTTCGGGCAATCCAATCGAAATCAAGGGGTTTGCAGATATGGCCGGAGTTTTCGCCACATGA
- a CDS encoding LysR family transcriptional regulator codes for MDLRFVETLLATIDGGSIAAAARAQGITAAAATQRVGALEAELKVSLLQRNGRNMAATPACETILSDLREMLALRAGLEAELAREVLSGTLRLGAISTALGEFGSSIIASLGKSAPDLELKVFPGGSQATYESFTQRTVDMALVVKPPFELPKTVRFDSVVRHPIGLVRPRDAPRDIPFVIYARDSWGGKLCFDALTELHNTPRVLCEMDAVEAIAQLVAEGVGQAVLPWWDGLQRNAEALNFEPIVGHLREVGLVSWQREIEKPVNRLVREALGLC; via the coding sequence ATGGATTTAAGGTTTGTTGAGACGCTTCTGGCGACGATTGATGGCGGTTCGATTGCTGCAGCCGCGCGTGCCCAAGGGATTACAGCAGCGGCCGCTACGCAACGAGTGGGAGCGCTTGAGGCAGAATTGAAAGTGTCCCTTCTGCAAAGGAACGGCCGTAATATGGCGGCAACACCTGCATGTGAGACAATTCTGTCGGATTTGCGGGAAATGTTGGCTTTGAGGGCGGGGTTGGAAGCTGAGCTGGCGCGCGAGGTGTTGTCCGGCACGCTGAGACTTGGGGCGATATCAACGGCGCTTGGGGAGTTTGGGTCTTCCATAATTGCAAGTCTGGGAAAAAGTGCTCCGGACCTCGAACTAAAAGTTTTCCCCGGTGGGTCACAGGCGACTTACGAAAGCTTCACCCAAAGAACCGTCGACATGGCGTTAGTGGTTAAGCCGCCATTTGAATTGCCCAAGACGGTGCGTTTTGACTCGGTTGTTCGCCATCCAATTGGTCTCGTTCGCCCGCGTGATGCACCTCGGGATATTCCCTTCGTAATATACGCCAGAGATAGCTGGGGCGGAAAGCTTTGCTTCGATGCGTTGACGGAATTGCACAACACCCCTCGTGTGCTATGCGAGATGGACGCTGTGGAGGCAATCGCGCAACTTGTTGCTGAAGGTGTCGGACAGGCTGTTTTGCCTTGGTGGGACGGGCTCCAACGGAATGCAGAGGCGTTGAATTTCGAACCGATTGTTGGCCACTTGAGAGAGGTCGGTTTGGTTAGCTGGCAAAGGGAAATAGAGAAGCCGGTCAATAGGCTTGTCCGGGAAGCTCTGGGGCTTTGCTAG
- the rodA gene encoding rod shape-determining protein RodA, with the protein MSYLEYSVKHVPSGPRKILHLNWALFLLISAVAGVGFLMLYSVAGGSFSPWAEPQMKRYAMGVVLMLVIAMVPIWFWRSISGAAYLGSLVLLVLVEIIGSVGMGAQRWIDLGFMRLQPSELMKVTLVMALAAYYDWLPPRKTSRPQYVLLPVLLILIPTALVLRQPDLGTSILLLTGGAIVMFAAGVHWGYFTAVLSMGVGLVFAVFRSRDTSWQLLKDYQYRRIDTFLDPASDPLGAGYHITQSKIALGSGGWTGRGFMQGTQSRLNFLPEKHTDFIFTTLAEEFGYIGAVSLLALYALIILFCVASAVTNRDRFASLLTIGIAGAFFLFFAVNMSMVMGLAPVVGVPLPLVSYGGSAMLVLMMAFGLVQSAHVHRPR; encoded by the coding sequence GTGAGTTATCTTGAGTACTCCGTCAAACATGTGCCGTCAGGCCCACGCAAAATCCTGCATCTGAATTGGGCGCTTTTTCTGCTGATTTCCGCGGTAGCAGGCGTCGGCTTTCTGATGCTGTATTCTGTCGCGGGCGGGTCGTTTTCCCCTTGGGCAGAACCTCAAATGAAACGGTATGCCATGGGCGTGGTCCTCATGCTCGTCATTGCAATGGTACCGATCTGGTTCTGGCGCTCGATCTCGGGCGCGGCATATCTTGGCTCGCTGGTTCTACTTGTTCTGGTAGAAATAATTGGCAGCGTCGGCATGGGAGCCCAGCGCTGGATTGATCTGGGCTTTATGCGCCTTCAGCCGAGCGAATTGATGAAAGTCACTTTGGTTATGGCTCTCGCGGCCTATTACGACTGGTTGCCACCGCGCAAAACGTCACGCCCTCAATACGTTCTTCTGCCCGTTCTTCTGATCCTGATCCCAACGGCACTGGTTTTGCGTCAACCGGATCTTGGTACGTCTATTCTTTTGCTAACCGGTGGAGCGATTGTCATGTTCGCGGCTGGTGTTCACTGGGGGTATTTCACGGCTGTCCTTAGCATGGGTGTTGGCCTGGTGTTTGCTGTGTTCCGGTCACGCGACACGTCTTGGCAATTGTTGAAAGACTACCAGTATCGTCGCATCGATACCTTCCTTGATCCTGCGTCAGATCCTCTGGGCGCCGGGTACCACATTACACAGTCCAAAATTGCGCTTGGATCAGGCGGATGGACTGGCCGAGGATTTATGCAGGGAACGCAAAGCCGCCTGAACTTCTTGCCTGAAAAACACACCGATTTCATCTTCACTACTTTGGCGGAAGAATTTGGCTATATTGGCGCGGTGTCGCTTCTGGCTCTCTATGCCTTGATCATTCTGTTTTGCGTGGCTTCCGCCGTCACAAACAGGGACCGTTTTGCTTCCCTGCTTACAATTGGGATTGCAGGTGCTTTCTTCCTGTTTTTTGCGGTCAATATGTCCATGGTCATGGGATTGGCACCCGTCGTCGGTGTGCCTCTGCCTTTAGTAAGCTATGGTGGATCTGCAATGCTGGTCTTGATGATGGCCTTTGGCCTTGTGCAAAGCGCCCATGTACACCGCCCTCGCTAG
- the mrdA gene encoding penicillin-binding protein 2 produces the protein MRKNPQENAETHARVTRRALLLGGAQLAFMGGLGLRMRQLQLNQADQFRLLAEENRINIRLIPPARGEVFDRNGVVLARNEPAYRITLVPEDAGDVDAVIGRLSSLIELDPGELEAAATEMERSPPFLPVTIADRISWDELSRVAVNTPALPGVTPEVGLSRFYPLRGDFAHVVGYVGPVSDYDLSKIENPDQLLRIPRFQIGKVGLEGKLETSLRGKAGTKRVEVNAVGRIMRELDRREGQQGDDVQLTIDQSLQSYTQARLGEESAAAIVMDCRNGDLLTIASAPTFDPNLFVEGISVADYRALTDNDHRPLAAKSVQGTYPPGSTFKMITALAALDAGIAHPEQTVWCPGHLEVSNRRFHCWKRAGHGHVNLAQALRESCDVYFYELALEVGIDKISSMAARFGIGQRFDLPLSGVASGLNPTRNWKNQVRGADWVVGDTVNVSIGQGFVLTSPLQLAVMTSRLATGRDVVPRIVKSINGKDMPSAPAERLGINEAFLNEVRRGMYEVSNHRRGTAYGSRIIEDGLRMAGKTGTSQVRNITAAERARGVTRNEDLPWNRRDHALYVNYAPYDDPQIAVAVVVEHGGGGSKAAAPIARDITLQALYGGQPPLAAYPAKDRKRIEEQQEELRELLPGRNITRRDRV, from the coding sequence ATGAGAAAGAACCCGCAAGAAAACGCTGAAACCCATGCCCGTGTGACACGCCGCGCCTTACTGCTCGGAGGAGCGCAGCTCGCGTTTATGGGCGGCCTCGGGCTTCGGATGCGCCAACTGCAACTCAACCAAGCCGACCAGTTTCGTCTGTTGGCCGAAGAAAACCGCATCAACATCCGACTGATACCTCCGGCACGTGGCGAGGTTTTTGATCGCAATGGGGTCGTGCTTGCCCGCAATGAGCCTGCCTATCGCATCACCCTCGTTCCAGAGGATGCAGGTGACGTGGACGCGGTAATAGGTCGCCTATCGTCTCTGATTGAACTCGATCCAGGAGAACTCGAGGCCGCCGCAACCGAAATGGAGCGTTCCCCGCCCTTCTTGCCGGTGACAATTGCTGATCGCATTTCGTGGGATGAACTTTCCCGAGTGGCCGTCAACACTCCCGCCCTTCCCGGTGTAACGCCGGAAGTGGGCTTATCCCGCTTCTACCCCTTGCGCGGCGACTTTGCTCATGTCGTCGGCTACGTCGGACCGGTGTCAGATTACGATTTGTCAAAAATCGAGAACCCAGATCAGTTGCTGCGCATTCCGCGGTTTCAAATCGGCAAGGTCGGACTCGAAGGAAAGCTCGAGACTTCCCTGCGAGGCAAGGCCGGCACAAAGCGTGTCGAAGTCAACGCAGTCGGACGCATCATGCGTGAGTTGGACAGACGGGAAGGCCAGCAGGGCGACGACGTCCAACTGACCATTGATCAGAGTTTGCAGAGCTATACGCAAGCCCGTCTTGGTGAAGAGAGTGCCGCCGCGATCGTTATGGATTGCCGGAATGGCGATCTTCTTACAATCGCCTCTGCACCAACGTTTGATCCAAATCTCTTCGTCGAAGGCATTTCGGTTGCTGACTATCGTGCTCTGACAGACAACGACCACCGCCCGTTGGCGGCCAAGTCCGTTCAAGGCACTTATCCGCCGGGCTCTACTTTCAAGATGATTACGGCACTGGCGGCGCTGGATGCGGGCATAGCACATCCGGAGCAAACGGTCTGGTGCCCTGGCCATTTGGAAGTCTCGAACCGTCGTTTTCACTGCTGGAAACGCGCCGGCCATGGCCATGTCAACCTGGCTCAGGCGCTCCGGGAAAGTTGCGATGTCTATTTCTACGAACTGGCCCTCGAAGTGGGGATCGACAAGATTTCGTCAATGGCGGCTCGTTTTGGTATCGGTCAACGCTTCGATCTTCCTTTGTCGGGTGTCGCATCCGGCCTGAACCCAACACGCAACTGGAAAAATCAGGTTCGGGGAGCCGACTGGGTGGTTGGCGACACAGTCAACGTGTCCATTGGCCAGGGGTTCGTGCTTACTTCTCCGCTACAACTAGCGGTCATGACTTCAAGGCTTGCGACCGGACGGGACGTCGTGCCGAGAATTGTCAAATCAATAAACGGCAAAGATATGCCATCTGCGCCAGCTGAACGCTTGGGTATCAATGAGGCCTTTCTGAACGAGGTCCGACGCGGCATGTACGAAGTCTCCAACCATAGACGCGGAACCGCCTATGGCAGCCGGATTATCGAGGACGGCCTCAGGATGGCCGGCAAAACGGGCACGTCGCAAGTCCGCAACATCACTGCGGCCGAACGAGCACGCGGAGTGACCCGGAATGAAGACTTGCCTTGGAACCGCCGCGACCACGCTCTCTACGTCAATTACGCCCCTTATGATGATCCACAGATCGCCGTAGCAGTCGTTGTCGAGCACGGAGGCGGCGGATCAAAAGCGGCGGCACCAATTGCACGCGATATCACGCTTCAGGCGCTATATGGCGGCCAGCCGCCGCTCGCGGCCTACCCCGCCAAGGACAGGAAACGCATCGAGGAGCAACAAGAAGAACTGCGTGAACTCCTCCCCGGACGGAACATCACTCGTCGGGATCGAGTTTGA
- a CDS encoding rod shape-determining protein MreD, translating to MAEGVTSRVWGMRILFVFLCLSIIFFKLMPFSTAPQLWAGPNLMVVLCMAWAARQPDYTPAWLVAILFLLEDFLLMRPPGLGAFVMVLAVEVQRKRAPTIRDATFVSEWATAAALMVAIALGARLVLMMFFVDRPSLGLTLIQAMMNVAAYPLVVLLSQVFFGVRRQAARDGQFGAAS from the coding sequence ATGGCTGAAGGTGTCACATCCCGTGTTTGGGGAATGCGGATTCTGTTCGTGTTCCTGTGTCTGTCGATCATCTTTTTCAAGTTGATGCCCTTTAGCACTGCACCACAACTCTGGGCTGGTCCGAACTTGATGGTGGTTTTGTGCATGGCTTGGGCGGCCCGTCAGCCCGACTATACACCTGCGTGGCTGGTCGCCATTTTGTTTCTCCTTGAGGATTTCTTGCTGATGCGACCTCCAGGACTTGGTGCTTTTGTGATGGTTCTGGCCGTGGAAGTGCAACGCAAACGTGCCCCAACGATCCGAGACGCAACCTTTGTTTCGGAGTGGGCTACTGCGGCGGCTTTGATGGTGGCTATCGCGTTGGGCGCACGGCTTGTTTTAATGATGTTTTTTGTCGATCGACCCTCGCTGGGCCTGACGCTTATTCAAGCGATGATGAATGTAGCAGCCTACCCGTTGGTCGTTTTGTTGTCGCAAGTGTTTTTCGGCGTGCGCAGACAGGCGGCCCGTGACGGTCAGTTCGGAGCGGCGTCATGA
- the mreC gene encoding rod shape-determining protein MreC has translation MARDRNQGEDFSGPLKRLLLGVILLVLIGVFIVWRIDSPRVERFRAQITDAVVPSFDWAMSPVTGAVNLLRDFQSYQRIVEQNRELRRELQQMKVWKEAALQLEQENARLLDLNNVRLDPRLTFITGVVLADSGSPFRQSVLLNIGQRDGIVDGWAAMDGVGLVGRISGVGNNSSRVLLLTDNSSRIPAVIQQSGQAALIVGDNSVAPLIDFVETPDLVRPGDRVVTSGDGGVFPGGLLIGQVAVDPSGRLRVRLAADYERLEFLRVLRHHGQERIDTHGSIVRPDGRPGGAGERDG, from the coding sequence TTGGCACGGGATCGCAATCAGGGCGAAGACTTTTCTGGCCCGCTGAAGCGGTTGCTTCTCGGTGTGATCCTGCTGGTCCTGATTGGTGTTTTCATCGTCTGGCGTATCGACAGCCCCCGCGTGGAACGCTTCCGCGCGCAAATCACCGACGCTGTGGTTCCGAGCTTTGATTGGGCCATGTCGCCTGTGACCGGCGCAGTGAATTTGCTGCGCGATTTCCAAAGTTATCAGAGGATCGTCGAGCAAAACCGCGAGTTGCGACGCGAGCTTCAGCAAATGAAGGTCTGGAAAGAGGCCGCGCTCCAATTGGAGCAAGAAAATGCGCGACTTCTTGACTTGAACAATGTGCGGCTTGACCCTCGTCTTACATTCATCACCGGGGTCGTCCTTGCGGATAGCGGATCTCCATTCAGACAATCAGTTCTTCTGAATATCGGGCAACGTGACGGTATCGTTGATGGCTGGGCGGCAATGGATGGTGTTGGTCTCGTCGGCAGGATCTCCGGCGTGGGCAACAACTCGTCCCGCGTTTTGCTACTGACTGACAACTCGAGCCGCATTCCGGCGGTAATTCAGCAGTCTGGACAGGCTGCTTTGATAGTCGGAGACAACTCCGTTGCGCCTTTGATAGACTTTGTTGAGACACCGGATTTGGTCCGCCCGGGAGATCGGGTCGTGACCTCTGGAGATGGCGGCGTGTTTCCCGGCGGCCTCCTTATTGGGCAAGTTGCCGTTGACCCATCGGGGCGTTTGCGAGTGAGGCTGGCAGCCGACTACGAAAGGCTCGAGTTCTTGCGTGTCCTACGACACCACGGTCAGGAGCGCATAGATACCCACGGCAGCATCGTTCGACCAGATGGTCGCCCAGGCGGAGCGGGAGAGCGTGATGGCTGA
- a CDS encoding rod shape-determining protein, with translation MLGNLGGLFTSDMAIDLGTANTLVYVKGKGVILSEPSVVAYHVKDGVKKVLAVGEDAKLMLGRTPGSIEAIRPMRDGVIADFDTAEEMIKHFIRKVHKRSTFSKPKIIVCVPHGATPVEKRAIRQSVLSAGARRAGLIAEPIAAAIGAGMPITDPTGNMVVDIGGGTTEVAVLSLGDIVYARSVRVGGDRMDEAIINYLRRQQNLLIGESTAERIKTSIGTARMPDDGRGASMQIRGRDLLNGVPKETEISQAQVAEALAEPVQQICEAVMTALEATPPDLAADIVDRGVMLTGGGALLGELDLALREQTGLAVSIADESLNCVAMGTGKALEYEKQLRHAIDYDS, from the coding sequence ATGCTGGGAAATCTGGGCGGGCTGTTCACCTCTGACATGGCCATCGATTTGGGAACCGCGAACACGCTGGTTTATGTCAAAGGCAAAGGCGTCATTCTCAGCGAGCCGTCAGTGGTCGCATACCATGTAAAAGATGGTGTGAAGAAGGTACTTGCCGTGGGCGAGGACGCAAAGCTTATGCTGGGCCGCACACCTGGTTCCATCGAAGCCATCCGACCTATGCGAGACGGCGTGATCGCTGACTTTGACACTGCGGAAGAGATGATCAAGCACTTCATTCGCAAAGTGCACAAACGCTCTACCTTCTCAAAGCCCAAAATCATTGTCTGCGTTCCCCACGGCGCGACACCGGTCGAAAAACGCGCGATCCGCCAGTCGGTTCTGTCTGCAGGCGCCCGGCGCGCCGGATTGATTGCGGAACCGATAGCTGCCGCGATCGGAGCAGGCATGCCGATCACAGACCCAACTGGCAACATGGTTGTCGATATTGGCGGCGGCACAACAGAAGTTGCGGTTCTTTCCTTGGGTGACATCGTGTACGCCCGTTCGGTACGCGTGGGTGGCGACAGGATGGACGAAGCGATCATCAACTACCTCCGCCGCCAGCAGAACCTACTGATCGGCGAGAGCACTGCCGAGCGCATCAAAACGTCGATCGGCACCGCACGTATGCCGGATGATGGCCGAGGAGCGTCGATGCAGATCCGCGGCCGCGATCTGTTGAATGGCGTACCGAAGGAAACCGAGATTTCGCAAGCGCAAGTGGCCGAGGCTCTCGCCGAGCCCGTGCAGCAAATCTGCGAAGCCGTAATGACCGCGCTGGAAGCCACACCGCCGGATCTGGCTGCTGACATTGTCGATCGTGGCGTCATGCTGACAGGTGGTGGAGCGCTGCTGGGTGAACTGGATCTCGCGCTGCGCGAACAGACCGGTTTGGCCGTATCCATCGCCGACGAGAGCCTGAACTGTGTGGCAATGGGCACCGGCAAGGCGCTGGAATACGAAAAACAACTGCGCCACGCGATCGACTACGACAGCTAA
- a CDS encoding TorF family putative porin — MTLRKTAAIAALCAPMIAAGGAHAQGITWNYGVDFTSNYILDGVSQSDGRAAVQPWVEAEIGKFYVGTWMSNVDFGAGDNNKWETDLYFGYRTELGSSFFYDVSYAHYFYDRTGSDYGEIKNELTYSASDRVDLTAYVAYDPENKNWNYRGEIGFAVNDAISLDAHYGHSDFYDHKYWRVGGTYAFNDMAMLNISYNGSETKDEGWAATVGFAF; from the coding sequence ATGACCCTCCGCAAAACAGCCGCCATTGCAGCCCTTTGCGCACCGATGATCGCTGCCGGTGGTGCCCATGCCCAAGGCATTACCTGGAACTACGGTGTAGATTTCACATCCAACTACATTCTAGACGGCGTTAGCCAGTCAGACGGGCGGGCTGCAGTACAGCCTTGGGTCGAAGCCGAAATCGGCAAGTTCTATGTTGGTACATGGATGTCCAACGTAGATTTTGGTGCCGGCGACAACAACAAGTGGGAAACCGATCTCTATTTTGGCTATCGCACAGAACTCGGCAGCTCGTTCTTCTACGATGTCAGCTATGCGCACTACTTCTATGACCGTACTGGGTCCGACTACGGTGAGATCAAAAACGAGCTGACCTACTCCGCTTCGGACCGTGTCGATCTGACAGCCTATGTGGCCTACGATCCCGAGAACAAAAACTGGAACTATCGTGGCGAGATTGGCTTTGCCGTAAACGATGCGATCTCGCTTGACGCGCACTATGGTCACTCCGACTTCTACGACCACAAATATTGGCGTGTCGGTGGTACTTACGCCTTCAACGACATGGCAATGCTGAACATCTCCTACAATGGAAGCGAAACCAAAGATGAAGGATGGGCCGCCACTGTCGGCTTCGCATTCTGA
- a CDS encoding TorF family putative porin, with translation MKLKATAAVAAFCAPIIAASSASAQEITWYYGVDFVSDYISSGVTNSDGKAAIQPWVEAEIGNFYFGTWMSNVDFGAGDDNSWETDLYFGYRNSINDQWSYDIGYARYLYDGNLGNCCGEIVGQVFFSPTSALDLTGYVAYDPEFEFFNYRAEVGYAINDNISLEGQYGHSESLDHDYWLVGGSYAFNDFAAANVTYHGTANSVFDDAGWVATVSFAF, from the coding sequence ATGAAACTCAAAGCAACAGCCGCAGTCGCCGCCTTTTGTGCTCCAATTATCGCCGCAAGTTCAGCTTCGGCCCAGGAGATCACCTGGTACTATGGCGTTGATTTCGTCAGCGACTACATTTCCAGCGGTGTTACCAACTCCGATGGCAAAGCGGCCATCCAGCCTTGGGTCGAGGCCGAGATCGGCAACTTCTACTTCGGCACCTGGATGTCAAACGTGGACTTCGGCGCTGGCGATGACAACAGCTGGGAAACTGACCTCTATTTCGGCTACCGCAACTCGATCAACGATCAGTGGTCCTATGACATCGGTTACGCGCGCTATCTTTACGATGGTAACCTCGGCAACTGCTGCGGTGAAATCGTTGGCCAAGTCTTCTTCTCACCAACTTCGGCTCTCGATCTCACTGGCTACGTGGCATACGATCCAGAGTTCGAATTCTTCAACTACCGCGCCGAAGTTGGCTATGCGATCAACGACAATATCTCGCTTGAAGGCCAATACGGTCACTCTGAATCCCTCGACCATGACTACTGGCTCGTTGGCGGCTCCTATGCATTCAACGACTTTGCTGCTGCGAATGTGACCTACCACGGTACTGCAAACAGCGTCTTTGATGACGCAGGTTGGGTTGCGACCGTCAGCTTCGCGTTCTGA
- the rlmJ gene encoding 23S rRNA (adenine(2030)-N(6))-methyltransferase RlmJ, translated as MLSYQHIFHAGNLADVHKHALMATALEYLTQKPKPLSYLETHSGRGVYQLDSPEAVKTGEARVGIEAVSNWFDKDHPYARALEQVRVQHGDATYAGSPAIASTLLRDIDKIQLAELHPRECGALKDAMAMHSVRVYEQDGFEMAQALCPPTPRRGIILIDPSYEIKADYAAIPKFISKLHRKWNVGIVALWYPILTDNPHAPMLKALEDLSLPKALRHEVRFPAAREGHRMVGSGMFFVNAPFGLQDECDRLNAHFSGLGTPH; from the coding sequence ATGCTGTCATATCAACACATCTTCCACGCAGGGAATCTTGCTGACGTTCACAAGCACGCATTAATGGCGACTGCGTTAGAATACCTGACGCAAAAGCCCAAGCCGCTGAGCTATCTAGAAACGCATTCGGGGCGGGGAGTTTATCAACTGGACTCACCAGAAGCCGTGAAAACAGGCGAAGCAAGGGTTGGGATTGAAGCTGTTTCCAACTGGTTCGACAAGGATCATCCATATGCGCGGGCCCTCGAACAGGTGCGGGTTCAACATGGCGACGCCACCTATGCCGGCTCTCCCGCAATCGCATCGACACTATTGAGAGACATCGACAAGATACAACTTGCTGAGCTCCATCCGCGAGAATGCGGTGCATTAAAAGACGCGATGGCCATGCATTCGGTCCGTGTCTATGAGCAGGACGGCTTCGAGATGGCCCAAGCACTTTGTCCACCAACGCCGCGTCGTGGTATCATTTTGATTGATCCTAGTTATGAGATCAAAGCCGACTATGCAGCCATCCCGAAGTTCATCTCAAAACTGCACAGAAAGTGGAACGTTGGTATTGTTGCGCTCTGGTATCCTATTTTAACCGACAATCCGCATGCTCCAATGCTGAAGGCTCTGGAGGATTTGAGCCTTCCAAAAGCATTGCGCCACGAAGTCCGGTTTCCCGCCGCTCGGGAAGGACACCGAATGGTCGGATCCGGCATGTTTTTTGTAAACGCGCCATTCGGCCTTCAAGACGAATGTGACCGGCTGAACGCGCATTTTTCCGGACTTGGAACGCCTCACTGA